The following coding sequences lie in one Rhodohalobacter barkolensis genomic window:
- a CDS encoding RluA family pseudouridine synthase yields MKTTQTNPDIDIIYEDNHLLVVNKPSGLLSQEDHTGDPDILTLCKEYIKKEHKKPGNVFLGLLHRLDRPVSGVMMFAKTSKSASRISEQIRQRTIKKKYLAVVEGNPPPNGYLTHHLLKDEKTNTVKVVKPNVKGAQDAKLMFHRLETVKNLHLLEVSLITGRPHQIRVQLSAEGYPIWGDQKYGDSKNSTPALHAFRLKIDHPTLKEEIVFTAKRPEFFPWNKFSASDSF; encoded by the coding sequence ATGAAAACAACACAGACCAACCCTGATATCGACATCATTTATGAAGACAACCATTTACTGGTTGTTAATAAACCAAGCGGATTGCTCTCACAGGAGGATCATACCGGAGATCCGGATATCTTAACCCTCTGTAAAGAGTACATTAAAAAAGAGCATAAAAAGCCCGGCAATGTTTTCCTGGGGCTGCTTCACAGATTAGACCGACCGGTAAGCGGTGTAATGATGTTTGCAAAAACTTCTAAGAGTGCATCCAGGATCAGTGAACAAATACGGCAAAGGACAATTAAAAAGAAATATCTGGCGGTCGTTGAGGGAAACCCACCCCCAAACGGATATCTGACACACCATTTACTTAAAGATGAGAAAACTAATACAGTTAAGGTTGTCAAACCCAATGTGAAAGGTGCACAGGACGCCAAATTAATGTTTCATCGATTAGAAACTGTTAAAAATTTGCATCTACTCGAAGTCAGCCTGATTACAGGCCGCCCGCACCAAATTCGGGTGCAATTATCAGCTGAAGGATACCCGATTTGGGGAGATCAAAAATATGGTGATTCAAAAAATTCCACTCCGGCTCTGCACGCTTTTAGATTGAAAATTGATCACCCTACTCTCAAAGAAGAGATAGTTTTTACAGCAAAACGTCCGGAATTTTTTCCTTGGAATAAATTCAGTGCCTCTGATTCCTTTTAA
- the rmuC gene encoding DNA recombination protein RmuC — translation MGITELIIALLFGGIGFTIAWFMARPKQSRLEERNEILEAAKGEALQKLESESVRANQAENKLATIKANFLNLKERFQEQKADFEKMEERFKNEFKNLANEILEEKSKKFTQQNRENLDTLLKPLGEKISEFQKRVEETHKEDIKGRSALGQHLSMLQELNQKMSEEAKNLTKALKGDNKQQGNWGEVILQRILEKSGLVKGREYEVQESTTTADGRRLQPDVVVQLPDEKKLVIDSKVTLTAYESYTSSDDPDDQQKALKQHISSLRAHVKGLSNKNYEQIHGFQSPDFVLMFIPIEPAFGLAMQYAPELYNDAFDRNIIIVSPTTLLATLATIENVWKQEYQNRHAMEIAERGGLLYDKFVGFVEDMQDIGNRIDQTHTSYQNAMGKLSEGRGNLVRQTEMLRELGAKASKKLPPEFNGDKLESSDEEADN, via the coding sequence ATGGGAATAACAGAACTAATTATTGCGCTGCTTTTTGGAGGAATAGGATTCACAATTGCCTGGTTTATGGCCCGGCCAAAGCAATCCCGTTTGGAAGAGAGAAATGAAATATTGGAAGCAGCAAAAGGTGAGGCGTTGCAAAAGCTTGAATCAGAATCTGTTCGGGCAAATCAGGCAGAAAACAAACTTGCCACAATCAAAGCGAATTTTCTAAATCTGAAAGAGAGATTTCAAGAACAGAAGGCCGATTTTGAAAAAATGGAGGAGAGATTCAAAAATGAGTTTAAAAATCTGGCAAATGAGATTTTGGAAGAGAAGTCGAAAAAATTTACTCAACAAAATCGTGAAAATCTGGATACCCTTTTAAAACCCCTGGGTGAAAAAATATCTGAGTTTCAGAAGCGGGTTGAGGAGACTCATAAAGAAGATATTAAGGGGAGAAGTGCATTGGGGCAGCATCTGTCCATGCTGCAGGAGTTGAATCAAAAAATGAGTGAGGAGGCAAAAAATCTTACAAAAGCCCTGAAAGGTGATAATAAACAGCAGGGAAATTGGGGGGAAGTAATTCTTCAAAGAATTTTGGAAAAATCAGGATTGGTAAAAGGGCGGGAGTATGAAGTACAGGAGAGTACAACTACGGCTGATGGGCGACGACTGCAGCCAGACGTTGTTGTGCAACTACCGGATGAAAAGAAATTGGTTATCGATTCGAAAGTTACGTTAACAGCATATGAATCATACACCTCGTCTGATGATCCGGATGATCAACAAAAAGCACTGAAGCAACATATTAGCTCACTTCGTGCTCATGTGAAAGGATTGAGTAACAAAAACTATGAGCAGATCCACGGATTTCAGAGTCCGGATTTTGTTTTGATGTTCATTCCAATAGAACCGGCTTTTGGTCTAGCCATGCAGTATGCTCCGGAGCTCTACAATGACGCGTTCGACAGAAACATCATCATTGTGAGTCCCACAACTCTATTGGCAACCTTGGCAACGATAGAAAATGTTTGGAAGCAGGAGTATCAAAATAGACATGCGATGGAGATCGCCGAACGTGGCGGGTTACTTTATGATAAGTTTGTCGGTTTTGTTGAGGATATGCAGGACATTGGCAATCGAATTGATCAAACGCATACCAGCTATCAGAATGCAATGGGTAAGCTGAGTGAGGGTCGCGGTAATCTGGTTCGTCAAACAGAAATGCTGAGAGAGTTAGGAGCTAAAGCTTCAAAAAAATTACCACCTGAATTTAACGGTGACAAATTGGAATCGTCAGACGAGGAAGCAGATAATTAA
- the dnaJ gene encoding molecular chaperone DnaJ, translating into MSKRDYYEVLGVEKSAGEAELKKAYRKLAMKYHPDRNKGDHEAEKKFKEASEAYEVLRDPQKRQRYDQFGHAGMNGGGFGGASDFGNADFEDIFSRFSDIFGGDIFGGEAFGGGGRRQSRRRRGTGRPGSDMKLRVELTLEEIAEGVEKTLKVKKQVKCDSCSGTGAETESDFETCGTCNGTGEVRQVSRTMFGQFVNVQPCPTCSGEGRIIKNKCSECGGEGRKRSEDNIKVNIPSGVSKGNYITLRRQGNAGVRGGEPGDLIVLIEEKEHENFEREGNDIYYDLHLSIPDAILGTEVQVPTLKGKAKVKVEPGTQPGKLLRMRGRGIVGLNNSGTGDQFIKVNIYVPKDLTPEERKHVEALRGEKHFDPSDAEEREKGFFSKIKDVFS; encoded by the coding sequence ATGTCTAAACGAGATTACTACGAAGTATTAGGTGTAGAAAAAAGTGCCGGTGAAGCAGAGCTTAAAAAAGCTTATCGCAAATTGGCTATGAAGTATCACCCCGATAGAAACAAAGGGGATCATGAAGCGGAGAAAAAGTTCAAGGAAGCTTCTGAGGCGTACGAAGTTCTCAGAGACCCTCAGAAAAGGCAACGTTATGATCAGTTCGGCCACGCAGGAATGAATGGCGGCGGTTTCGGGGGAGCATCTGATTTTGGCAATGCCGATTTCGAAGATATTTTCAGCCGGTTCAGTGACATTTTTGGAGGCGATATATTTGGTGGAGAAGCCTTCGGGGGCGGTGGTCGCAGACAGAGCCGCAGACGTCGTGGTACTGGTCGACCCGGTAGCGATATGAAACTTCGTGTTGAACTGACCCTGGAAGAGATTGCTGAAGGTGTTGAGAAAACACTGAAAGTGAAAAAGCAGGTGAAGTGCGACTCCTGCAGCGGTACAGGTGCAGAAACTGAATCCGATTTTGAAACATGCGGAACATGTAACGGTACCGGTGAAGTGCGCCAGGTATCCCGAACCATGTTTGGGCAGTTTGTGAATGTTCAGCCTTGCCCCACTTGCAGCGGAGAAGGTCGCATCATAAAAAATAAATGTTCTGAATGTGGCGGAGAAGGCCGCAAACGCAGTGAAGATAATATCAAGGTGAATATTCCATCCGGGGTTTCAAAAGGGAATTATATCACCCTTAGACGGCAGGGGAATGCCGGAGTTCGAGGTGGTGAGCCCGGTGATTTGATTGTTCTGATAGAAGAGAAAGAGCATGAAAATTTTGAAAGGGAAGGAAATGATATTTACTACGATCTCCATCTAAGCATACCGGATGCAATACTTGGAACGGAAGTTCAGGTTCCGACACTAAAGGGTAAAGCCAAAGTGAAAGTTGAACCCGGAACACAGCCCGGTAAGCTTCTACGAATGCGCGGACGCGGAATCGTGGGACTGAATAACAGCGGTACCGGAGATCAGTTCATTAAAGTGAATATCTATGTACCGAAAGATTTAACACCCGAAGAACGGAAACATGTTGAAGCTCTGAGAGGAGAAAAACATTTTGATCCTTCAGATGCAGAAGAGCGTGAAAAAGGGTTCTTTTCCAAGATTAAAGATGTATTCAGTTAA
- a CDS encoding nucleotide exchange factor GrpE, translating into MSSKEEKLESAEEQSTVENEVDETSNGGSASIEELDELVEEQQKKINELEEELQSIKDNHLRKAAEMENFKKRLQRERDQVFQKSRESAIEAFLPINDDLRRTLEALEKANADQSFVDGVRLVADKFQDVLERYNVERIDEEGVPFDVDIHDAMLRQPANDDSIESGTVLQVLESGYRIGDKTLRHAKVIVSE; encoded by the coding sequence ATGAGTAGTAAAGAAGAAAAACTAGAATCTGCTGAAGAGCAGTCAACTGTTGAGAATGAGGTGGATGAGACTTCAAACGGTGGGTCTGCCAGTATAGAAGAGCTGGACGAACTGGTTGAAGAGCAACAGAAAAAAATTAATGAGCTTGAAGAAGAACTTCAGAGTATAAAAGACAATCATCTGCGGAAAGCCGCTGAAATGGAGAATTTCAAGAAACGTCTCCAGCGGGAAAGAGATCAGGTTTTCCAGAAATCGCGTGAATCTGCCATTGAGGCATTTTTGCCTATTAATGATGACCTCCGCCGAACTCTGGAAGCACTTGAAAAAGCTAATGCGGATCAATCATTTGTTGATGGTGTGAGATTGGTTGCTGATAAATTCCAGGACGTTTTGGAGCGATATAACGTTGAGCGAATTGATGAAGAAGGTGTACCCTTTGATGTGGATATCCATGATGCGATGCTGAGGCAGCCGGCAAATGATGACTCCATAGAGAGCGGAACGGTTCTCCAGGTTTTAGAGAGCGGGTATCGCATTGGAGATAAGACACTTCGACACGCAAAAGTAATTGTAAGCGAGTAA
- a CDS encoding VOC family protein, with amino-acid sequence MDFKPSGINHITIRVNEIERAEEFYGEILGFELVRKMGQSMAVYKIGKEDTLVIVEAETSYDPNSRDFRVDHIGFYLDSADQVDEMATYLRDKEVTILSGPANRKKGRFVFASDPDGNMIEFFYEGE; translated from the coding sequence ATGGATTTTAAACCATCCGGTATTAACCATATTACCATAAGGGTTAATGAAATTGAACGGGCCGAAGAGTTTTATGGAGAAATTCTGGGGTTTGAACTAGTACGAAAAATGGGCCAAAGTATGGCTGTCTATAAAATTGGAAAAGAAGATACTTTGGTGATTGTTGAGGCCGAAACCAGTTACGATCCGAATTCCAGGGATTTCCGGGTAGACCACATAGGGTTCTATCTCGACTCTGCCGATCAGGTGGATGAAATGGCAACCTATCTGAGAGATAAAGAGGTAACCATTTTGAGTGGACCCGCTAATCGTAAAAAAGGACGTTTTGTATTTGCATCTGATCCCGATGGAAATATGATTGAATTTTTCTACGAAGGCGAATAA
- the rsmI gene encoding 16S rRNA (cytidine(1402)-2'-O)-methyltransferase: MNSTFSLLATLYLVATPIGNLSDFSTRAVETLQSVDQIACEDTRTSGVLLQHFQISKPTFSFHQHNEHQKVKHLMNLLNGGLNIALISDAGMPGISDPGFLATREAHQNGHEIIAIPGPDAATTALAVSGLPCDRFIFEGFLPPKKGRQTRIQEIAESDITSVVYESPHKLVRFLEKLHEYAGDERWVCVARELTKKFEEKDRAQLGELLPRWREKKSIKGEIAVVIAGKTYSE; the protein is encoded by the coding sequence TTGAATTCAACTTTCAGTCTATTGGCAACACTTTATTTGGTAGCAACACCTATTGGAAACCTTTCCGACTTTTCTACACGAGCCGTCGAAACATTACAGTCTGTAGATCAGATCGCTTGTGAAGATACCCGGACGTCAGGTGTACTGCTTCAACACTTTCAAATCAGTAAACCTACATTTTCGTTTCATCAGCACAATGAACATCAGAAGGTAAAACATCTGATGAACCTGCTGAATGGAGGACTCAATATTGCACTGATCAGTGACGCAGGCATGCCGGGAATATCTGATCCCGGATTTTTAGCAACTCGAGAAGCTCATCAGAATGGACATGAAATTATTGCCATACCCGGCCCGGACGCTGCCACCACGGCACTGGCCGTTAGCGGTTTACCCTGCGATCGGTTTATTTTTGAAGGGTTTCTACCTCCCAAAAAAGGACGCCAAACCCGAATACAGGAAATTGCAGAGAGTGATATCACATCTGTTGTTTATGAAAGTCCTCATAAACTGGTTCGTTTTCTGGAAAAATTGCACGAATATGCCGGTGATGAACGTTGGGTATGCGTTGCCAGAGAATTAACTAAGAAATTTGAAGAAAAAGACCGGGCCCAGCTTGGAGAGTTGCTCCCGCGGTGGCGTGAAAAGAAATCCATTAAAGGTGAAATAGCTGTCGTTATAGCCGGTAAAACCTACAGTGAATAA
- the lnt gene encoding apolipoprotein N-acyltransferase, with amino-acid sequence MNKNRFWDQPWVLSITASILLSLSFPPFDLSILQIPAFVFLFRVAIISRSVREVIYYTYPAFVLWNLFVTYWLMMATVAGGVAAILANAALMLIPLLLIRKLFKSDLNPIVTSFFAAAIWVSYEFLHHNWDLAWPWLTLGNGWSNLINVIQYISVTGAFGISFWVVFTSALLYNYIVEPVKPILYSAIIIFFAFPLFSIFSMIMQTQEQGEPLEVAIIQPNSDSYQNFGGMGSLDNLIEKLLRLSGETVTESTDLLIWPENAVDAALPLDNRYFDVISDSLESWNTTLITGSGYVEYYSEENRPEVVKETSSGRIYNIFNAALHFNSSAEAEIYRKGKLVPIVERFPFVEFFQTIDLFNWIDWGSLMGYGLGEEANNFNVNGAQTPALICYDSVFSGWVNQFVQNGAGFLTIITNDGWWGDSNGHNQHFAFARLRAIEHRKWIARSANNGISGIISPDGKIQFETEYWTEDAFTFTIYNRQIPTFYSAYGDWFSYVMLLSSFLGIGFLEIRKRKQK; translated from the coding sequence ATGAATAAAAATCGTTTTTGGGATCAACCCTGGGTACTTAGTATAACTGCCTCCATTTTACTCAGTCTCTCATTTCCGCCGTTTGACCTGTCCATTCTTCAAATTCCGGCTTTTGTTTTTTTATTTCGGGTGGCGATAATCAGCCGTTCGGTGCGCGAAGTAATATATTATACATATCCTGCATTTGTACTTTGGAATCTGTTTGTAACCTATTGGCTGATGATGGCAACCGTGGCAGGGGGAGTGGCGGCTATTCTTGCCAACGCCGCGCTAATGCTTATTCCTCTTCTGCTGATCAGAAAACTGTTTAAATCTGATCTGAATCCAATTGTAACATCATTTTTTGCGGCAGCAATTTGGGTAAGCTACGAGTTTCTTCACCATAACTGGGATCTCGCCTGGCCATGGCTCACTCTCGGTAATGGTTGGTCTAACCTGATAAATGTTATTCAATATATTTCGGTAACCGGAGCTTTTGGAATCTCATTTTGGGTTGTGTTTACCTCTGCCCTCCTTTACAACTACATTGTAGAGCCCGTTAAACCGATACTCTACTCTGCTATCATCATCTTCTTTGCATTTCCACTGTTTTCGATTTTTTCCATGATCATGCAGACTCAAGAACAGGGTGAACCGCTTGAAGTAGCCATTATTCAACCCAATTCAGATTCCTATCAGAATTTTGGCGGAATGGGTTCGCTTGATAACCTGATTGAAAAGCTCCTAAGGCTTTCCGGTGAAACGGTAACAGAAAGCACTGATCTGCTGATCTGGCCGGAAAATGCGGTTGATGCAGCTCTCCCTCTCGACAACCGTTATTTCGATGTGATCAGTGACTCTTTAGAATCATGGAATACAACATTAATTACAGGCTCCGGATATGTGGAATACTATAGTGAAGAAAATCGGCCGGAGGTGGTGAAAGAGACCTCAAGTGGCAGAATTTACAATATTTTTAATGCTGCTTTGCACTTCAACTCCTCCGCTGAAGCTGAGATCTATCGAAAGGGTAAATTGGTACCTATTGTAGAGCGGTTTCCATTTGTGGAGTTCTTTCAAACGATTGACCTATTTAACTGGATCGATTGGGGTAGCCTGATGGGCTATGGACTAGGGGAAGAAGCAAATAACTTCAATGTGAATGGAGCCCAAACTCCGGCATTGATTTGCTACGATTCCGTTTTTTCGGGCTGGGTAAATCAATTTGTACAAAACGGTGCCGGATTCCTGACCATCATTACCAATGACGGATGGTGGGGGGATTCTAATGGCCATAATCAGCATTTTGCATTTGCACGCCTGCGCGCCATAGAGCATCGAAAATGGATTGCACGCTCTGCAAACAACGGGATCTCCGGAATTATATCACCCGATGGAAAAATTCAGTTTGAAACAGAATACTGGACCGAAGACGCTTTCACGTTTACAATTTACAATCGACAGATACCCACTTTTTATTCAGCCTATGGAGATTGGTTCAGCTATGTAATGCTACTCTCGTCATTTCTTGGCATTGGCTTTCTGGAAATCAGAAAAAGAAAGCAGAAATAA